A genome region from Anolis carolinensis isolate JA03-04 chromosome 6, rAnoCar3.1.pri, whole genome shotgun sequence includes the following:
- the sfrp4 gene encoding secreted frizzled-related protein 4, translated as MLCLWLSLLLGASWGSLLWRGGSPCEPVRIPMCRHMPWNLTRMPNHLHHSTQANAVLAIEQYQELVAQGCSPVLGFFLCAMFAPLCAPEFLHEPIKPCRSLCERARDGCQPLLRRYNHSWPAALACEELPLYERAVCIAPEAIVTDLPQEDIKWLDLSDDIMVQERPLPPECKRSGHDRCKCKKVKPTLATYLSKNYSYVIHAKVKSTERGSCNEITTMVDVKEVLKSSFPVPRSLVPLYTNSSCQCPPLLPNQDVLIMCYEWRSRLMLLDGCSVEKWKEPLSKRFKRWEQRLQEQKLRVAPNKSQSAKSSGRNGVPKQNLKTANPAPSGPKKITKPRSDQKDVNSKKN; from the exons ATGCTGTGTCTGTGGCTGTCCCTGCTCCTGGGCGCGTCGTGGGGCTCTCTGCTGTGGCGGGGCGGCTCCCCTTGCGAGCCGGTGCGCATCCCCATGTGCCGCCACATGCCCTGGAACCTGACCCGCATGCCCAACCACCTGCACCACAGCACCCAGGCCAACGCCGTGCTGGCCATCGAGCAGTACCAGGAGCTGGTGGCGCAGGGCTGCAGCCCCGTCCTGGGCTTCTTCCTCTGCGCCATGTTCGCCCCGCTCTGCGCCCCGGAGTTCCTCCACGAGCCCATCAAGCCCTGCCGCTCCCTCTGCGAGCGCGCCCGCGACGGCTGCCAGCCCCTCCTGCGCCGCTACAACCACAGCTGGCCCGCCGCCCTGGCCTGCGAGGAGCTGCCCCTCTACGAGCGCGCCGTCTGCATCGCCCCCGAGGCCATCGTCACCGACCTGCCCCAAG AAGACATCAAGTGGCTCGACCTGTCCGACGACATCATGGTCCAGGAGAGGCCTCTGCCCCCCGAGTGCAAGCGATCCGGACACG ATCGCTGCAAGTGTAAGAAGGTGAAGCCCACGTTGGCCACGTATCTGAGCAAAAACTACAGCTACG TTATCCATGCTAAAGTAAAGAGCACGGAGAGAGGGAGCTGCAATGAAATCACCACGATGGTTGATGTGAAGGAGGTGCTGAAATCTTCATTTCCAGTCCCCCGTTCCCTGGTCCCTCTCTATACGAATTCTTCCTGCCAGTGCCCTCCCCTTCTACCAAATCAAGATGTCCTCATAATGTGTTATGAGTGGCGCTCAAG GTTGATGCTTCTTGATGGGTGCTCAGTTGAAAAATGGAAGGAACCTTTAAGCAAAAGGTTTAAG CGATGGGAACAGCGTCTCCAAGAACAGAAGCTGCGAGTAGCTCCTAATAAAAGTCAGAGTGCCAAAAGCTCCGGACGCAACGGGGTACCAAAACAAAATTTGAAGACAGCCAACCCAGCCCCTTCTGGTCCCAAGAAGATAACTAAACCAAGAAGTGACCAAAAAGACGTTAATTCCAAAAAAAATTGA